One Kineococcus radiotolerans SRS30216 = ATCC BAA-149 DNA window includes the following coding sequences:
- a CDS encoding alpha/beta fold hydrolase: MSATGSTGQRGTRAEGLTGVRFGELVADVTGTDDGRRPIVLLHGLTFDRGTWAPVVDALAGRRAVAFDLPGHGGSPPRDSYDPAEVADVLHEAVTAAGVDAPVLVGHSIGAVLATAYAARHPARAVLNIDQPLLPGPFGDLLRSREPVLRGPDHLSVWTELLDGMGLEDLSPPLRALLRSTPRQDLLLGYWREVLEESPEDLRQQRTDELTALRENGTGYHHVSRAPLPPGYVRWLRTVLPSAATTVLPGSGHFPHLARPATLVEILPGWD; the protein is encoded by the coding sequence GTGAGCGCGACGGGGAGCACCGGTCAGCGCGGAACCCGCGCGGAGGGGCTGACCGGCGTGCGGTTCGGTGAGCTCGTCGCGGACGTCACGGGGACCGACGACGGCAGGCGCCCGATCGTCCTGCTGCACGGGCTGACCTTCGACCGCGGCACGTGGGCCCCGGTCGTGGACGCGCTCGCGGGCCGCCGGGCGGTGGCCTTCGACCTGCCCGGGCACGGCGGCTCGCCACCGCGCGACTCCTACGACCCGGCCGAGGTCGCCGACGTCCTGCACGAGGCGGTCACGGCGGCGGGCGTGGACGCGCCGGTGCTGGTGGGCCACTCCATCGGGGCCGTGCTGGCCACCGCGTACGCGGCGCGCCATCCCGCGCGGGCGGTGCTGAACATCGACCAGCCGCTGCTGCCCGGCCCCTTCGGCGACCTGCTGCGCTCGCGGGAACCCGTGCTGCGCGGACCGGACCACCTGAGCGTCTGGACGGAACTCCTCGACGGGATGGGCCTCGAGGACCTCAGCCCGCCGCTGCGGGCGCTGCTGCGCTCGACGCCGCGCCAGGACCTGCTGCTCGGGTACTGGAGGGAGGTCCTCGAGGAGTCGCCGGAGGATCTCCGCCAGCAGCGCACGGACGAGCTCACCGCGTTGCGGGAGAACGGGACCGGCTACCACCACGTCAGCCGCGCCCCGCTGCCCCCGGGGTACGTCCGGTGGTTGCGGACGGTCCTGCCCTCGGCCGCGACCACGGTCCTGCCGGGGAGCGGGCACTTCCCGCACCTGGCTCGTCCGGCGACGCTGGTGGAGATCCTCCCCGGCTGGGACTGA
- a CDS encoding alpha/beta fold hydrolase yields the protein MTTDDHTGATPEEKPTVVLVHGAFAESASWNGVIEQLRIDGYPVIAAANPLRGLGDDALQLRSLLDRVRGPVVVVGHSYGGSVVSVAADGHSGVRALVYVGSFLLEEGESTGELAGKFPGNELGPALDPVPVSDGRGGTVTDLYIQPDRFRAVFAADVAPEVAELMAATQRPITSEALAEKATAAAWRTIPSWTLVTREDLAVPAEAQTFMARRARSRIVEVDASHAVAVSRPGAVVDLIVEAARATAG from the coding sequence ATGACCACCGACGACCACACGGGCGCGACGCCCGAGGAGAAACCCACCGTGGTGCTCGTGCACGGCGCCTTCGCCGAGTCCGCGAGCTGGAACGGGGTGATCGAGCAGCTGCGGATCGACGGCTACCCGGTCATCGCCGCGGCCAACCCGCTGCGGGGCCTGGGTGATGACGCCCTCCAGCTGCGCAGCCTCCTGGACCGGGTCCGCGGTCCGGTGGTGGTGGTCGGCCACTCCTACGGCGGCTCGGTGGTGAGCGTGGCGGCCGACGGGCACTCCGGCGTGCGGGCGCTGGTCTACGTGGGCAGCTTCCTGCTGGAGGAGGGGGAGAGCACCGGCGAGCTGGCGGGGAAGTTCCCCGGCAACGAGCTGGGACCCGCGCTGGACCCCGTCCCCGTGAGCGACGGGCGCGGCGGCACGGTGACCGACCTCTACATCCAGCCGGACAGGTTCCGGGCCGTGTTCGCCGCCGACGTCGCCCCGGAGGTCGCCGAGCTGATGGCCGCGACCCAGCGGCCCATCACCAGCGAAGCGCTCGCGGAGAAGGCCACGGCGGCGGCCTGGCGGACGATCCCGTCGTGGACCCTGGTCACCCGGGAGGACCTCGCGGTTCCGGCCGAGGCGCAGACCTTCATGGCCCGGCGGGCCCGGTCCCGGATCGTCGAGGTCGACGCCTCCCACGCGGTCGCCGTCTCCCGTCCCGGTGCGGTCGTCGACCTGATCGTCGAGGCGGCCCGCGCGACGGCCGGGTGA
- a CDS encoding ATP-binding protein yields the protein MVGRDAEIDALDRLMDDVQRRGAAVLVRGEAGIGKSALLHLACGAAAQRGLRVLRASGVESETTLPFAGLHQLVRSLFGRLPALPAPQRRALMAAFRMTDDAAPELFLIGLAALNLISDSAADQPLVLVVDDAHWLDRPSADVLGFVARRLESEAVVLVAAQRDDFPPVLTGPGLEEQHLERLDRRSAEEVLARRAPQLDPIARGRLLDVAAGNPLALVELPLEGPQDDFAPPTLTARLEHAFAARLPGLPGVTRDLLLVAALEEERALGESLAAAAALRGHPVTVEALVPATEVGLVAADGGTLTFRHPLVRHAIRQQATLPERQRAHLALARTLPEPDRQVWHRAAAADAPDDALAAELEEAGARAQRRGGVAAAQAAVERAARLSADPVQRTRRYLRAAELAFEWGRPDVVDRLLQETAALGAPARELIRMTVIRERSEEGIQGAGTRRLTEVAAAAAADGRTDQALLFLHAAALRCMWAGASGSTRARVLEVVEQALDPDDVLALEVVSYAAPLERGAVLHERLRAHSSGPLDPERTHAAGMAASVVGDLPLSVELLTSAVPGLRADGRLGLLGRVLMVQSWNALNVGRFDLAATAADEAVRLAADTEQPLVRAIALVVQAAVSALRSAEDVEERLVEAARLGLQVESNGVLAVVQFARGAVALNQGRHEEAWDALVRLSDPTDPAYHPVVHSFSVGDLVEAAVQSGHRAEVEPLLADLEALAALTPSAPLHLGLRYGRALLAPEDEAEELFAAALAADLSSWPFARARLHLAHGAWLRRQRRAAESRAPLRAARDALDALGAAAWGDRARQELRASGEQSRPRTPEAREQLSPQELLVAQLAAEGLTNREIGARLYLSHRTVGTHLHRIFPKLGITSRVALRAALGR from the coding sequence GTGGTGGGCCGGGACGCGGAGATCGACGCGCTCGACCGGCTGATGGACGACGTCCAGCGCCGCGGTGCCGCCGTCCTCGTCCGCGGCGAGGCCGGGATCGGCAAGTCGGCCCTCCTGCACCTCGCGTGCGGAGCCGCCGCTCAGCGCGGGCTGCGGGTGCTGCGCGCGAGCGGCGTGGAGTCCGAGACGACCCTCCCCTTCGCCGGCCTCCACCAGCTGGTCCGGTCGCTGTTCGGCCGGCTCCCCGCGTTGCCCGCCCCGCAGCGGCGCGCGCTCATGGCGGCGTTCCGCATGACCGACGACGCCGCACCGGAGCTCTTCCTGATCGGCCTCGCGGCGCTGAACCTGATCAGCGACAGCGCCGCGGACCAGCCCCTCGTGCTGGTGGTCGACGACGCCCACTGGCTCGACCGTCCCAGCGCCGACGTCCTCGGCTTCGTGGCCCGACGGCTGGAGTCCGAAGCGGTGGTCCTGGTGGCGGCCCAGCGCGACGACTTCCCACCCGTCCTCACCGGTCCGGGGTTGGAGGAGCAGCACCTGGAACGCCTGGACCGTCGCTCCGCCGAGGAGGTGCTCGCGCGCCGGGCACCGCAGCTCGACCCGATCGCCCGGGGGCGCCTGCTGGACGTGGCCGCGGGAAACCCCCTCGCGCTGGTGGAACTCCCCCTGGAGGGCCCGCAGGACGACTTCGCCCCCCCGACGCTGACCGCGCGGCTGGAGCACGCCTTCGCGGCCCGGCTCCCCGGGCTGCCCGGCGTCACCCGGGACCTGCTGCTCGTCGCCGCGCTGGAGGAGGAGAGGGCTCTGGGGGAGTCCCTGGCCGCGGCGGCCGCCCTCCGCGGCCACCCGGTGACCGTGGAGGCCCTGGTCCCGGCCACCGAGGTCGGGCTGGTGGCCGCCGACGGCGGCACGTTGACCTTCCGCCACCCCCTGGTCCGCCACGCGATCCGCCAGCAGGCCACCCTGCCCGAGCGGCAGCGTGCCCACCTCGCGCTGGCACGGACGTTGCCCGAACCCGACCGGCAGGTCTGGCACCGGGCCGCCGCTGCCGACGCGCCGGACGACGCGCTGGCCGCCGAGCTGGAGGAGGCCGGTGCCCGTGCGCAGCGCCGCGGGGGCGTGGCGGCGGCGCAGGCGGCGGTGGAGCGCGCCGCCCGGCTCAGCGCGGACCCGGTCCAGCGGACGCGGCGCTACCTGCGGGCGGCCGAGCTCGCGTTCGAGTGGGGGCGACCCGACGTCGTCGACCGCCTCCTCCAGGAGACCGCGGCCCTCGGCGCGCCCGCCCGGGAACTCATCCGGATGACGGTGATCCGGGAGAGGTCCGAGGAGGGCATCCAGGGTGCGGGCACCCGCAGGCTCACCGAGGTCGCCGCCGCGGCCGCCGCCGACGGCCGCACCGACCAGGCGCTGCTGTTCCTGCACGCCGCGGCGCTGCGGTGCATGTGGGCCGGGGCCAGCGGCTCGACGCGCGCCCGCGTCCTCGAGGTCGTCGAGCAGGCCCTCGACCCGGACGACGTGCTCGCGCTCGAGGTCGTCAGCTACGCGGCGCCCCTCGAGCGCGGCGCGGTGCTCCACGAGCGGCTGCGCGCCCACTCCTCCGGCCCGCTCGACCCGGAACGGACGCACGCCGCCGGCATGGCGGCGAGCGTCGTGGGTGACCTGCCGCTCTCCGTGGAGCTGCTGACGTCGGCGGTGCCGGGTCTCCGCGCCGACGGCCGGCTCGGGCTGCTGGGCCGGGTCCTGATGGTGCAGTCCTGGAACGCGCTCAACGTCGGCCGGTTCGACCTGGCCGCCACGGCTGCCGACGAGGCCGTCCGGCTCGCCGCCGACACCGAGCAGCCGCTGGTGCGGGCCATCGCCCTCGTGGTCCAGGCGGCGGTCTCCGCGCTCCGCAGCGCGGAGGACGTCGAGGAGCGCCTCGTCGAGGCAGCCCGGCTCGGGCTGCAGGTCGAGTCGAACGGTGTCCTGGCGGTGGTGCAGTTCGCCCGGGGCGCGGTCGCGCTCAACCAGGGACGGCACGAGGAGGCCTGGGACGCGCTGGTCCGGCTGTCGGACCCCACCGACCCCGCCTACCACCCCGTGGTGCACAGCTTCAGCGTCGGCGACCTCGTGGAGGCGGCCGTCCAGAGCGGGCACCGCGCGGAGGTCGAGCCGCTCCTGGCCGACCTCGAGGCGCTCGCGGCGCTCACGCCCTCGGCCCCGCTGCACCTCGGGCTGCGGTACGGCCGCGCCCTCCTGGCCCCCGAGGACGAGGCCGAGGAGCTGTTCGCCGCGGCCCTGGCGGCCGACCTGAGCTCCTGGCCCTTCGCCCGCGCCCGGCTGCACCTGGCTCACGGCGCCTGGTTGCGGAGGCAGCGCCGGGCGGCGGAGTCCCGCGCCCCGCTGCGGGCCGCGCGCGACGCGCTCGACGCGCTGGGCGCCGCGGCCTGGGGCGACCGCGCGCGGCAGGAGCTGCGCGCCTCCGGGGAGCAGAGCCGGCCGCGCACCCCGGAAGCGCGCGAGCAGCTGAGCCCCCAGGAGCTGCTCGTCGCGCAGCTCGCCGCGGAGGGCCTCACCAACCGGGAGATCGGCGCGCGCCTGTACCTCTCGCACCGGACGGTCGGCACGCACCTGCACCGGATCTTCCCGAAGCTGGGCATCACCTCGCGGGTGGCCCTGCGGGCCGCGCTCGGTCGGTGA